Proteins found in one Populus alba chromosome 14, ASM523922v2, whole genome shotgun sequence genomic segment:
- the LOC118041683 gene encoding LIM domain-containing protein PLIM2b, with protein MAFTGTLDKCKACDKTVYFVDMMSLEGVPYHKSCFKCSHCKGTLVMSNYSSMDGVLYCKTHFEQLFKEGGDFSRNFQKGKPERTHDLSRIPSKLSSVFCGTQDKCSTCGKTVYPLEKVTMEGECYHKTCFRCAHGGCPLTHSSYAALDGVLYCKVHFAQLFMEKGTYSHVLASAAHKRSNSTPPELAGSNPEEGAATEEEKSEEQS; from the exons atggCATTCACGGGAACCCTGGATAAGTGCAAGGCTTGTGATAAGActgtttattttgttgatatgaTGTCTCTTGAAGGGGTGCCTTATCATAAATCCTGCTTCAAATGCAGCCATTGCAAAGGAACTCTTGTG ATGAGCAACTACTCATCCATGGACGGAGTCCTCTACTGCAAGACTCATTTTGAGCAACTTTTCAAGGAGGGCGGAGATTTCAGCAGGAATTTTCAgaaag GGAAGCCCGAGAGGACTCATGACCTG TCTAGGATCCCCAGCAAACTATCTTCAGTGTTCTGTGGAACCCAAGACAAATGCTCCACTTGCGGCAAAACAGTGTACCCATTGGAGAAG GTTACCATGGAGGGAGAATGTTACCACAAGACGTGCTTCAGGTGTGCTCATGGTGGATGTCCACTCACACACTCATCTTATGCTGCTCTTGATGGAGTCCTCTACTGCAAGGTCCACTTCGCCCAGCTCTTCATGGAAAAGGGAACCTACAGCCATGTCCTTGCATCAGCTGCACATAAGAGATCAAATTCCACGCCTCCGGAACTGGCCGGGTCAAACCCAGAGGAAGGAGCTGCTACGGAGGAGGAAAAGTCAGAAGAGCAATCTTAA